From Thermogemmatispora onikobensis, one genomic window encodes:
- a CDS encoding TetR/AcrR family transcriptional regulator, producing MLHKQKRKTRRERLIEVGLDLFSRHSYDEVAIDDIAAVANISKGLLYYYFPTKHDFYLAVLRHSTSQLLELTEPDDSLEPLERLRVGLLAYFTFAEMYARTYVALLRGGVGVDPEVAAILNHVRQTYVERVLQGLPESERHLPALRLAITGWVGFVEALSLVWLEERQLSKEQLAELAIRTLLATINSLHELGSSSR from the coding sequence ATGCTTCACAAGCAGAAACGCAAAACACGCCGCGAGCGGCTCATTGAGGTCGGCCTGGATCTCTTTAGCAGACACTCCTACGATGAAGTGGCCATCGACGACATCGCCGCCGTCGCCAACATCTCCAAGGGCCTGCTCTACTACTACTTCCCGACGAAGCACGATTTCTACCTGGCTGTGCTTCGCCACAGCACCAGCCAGCTGCTGGAGCTGACCGAGCCGGATGACTCCCTGGAGCCGCTGGAACGCCTGCGCGTCGGCCTGCTGGCCTACTTCACCTTCGCAGAGATGTATGCACGCACCTACGTCGCCTTACTACGCGGCGGCGTCGGCGTCGATCCCGAGGTCGCGGCCATCCTCAACCACGTGCGGCAAACCTACGTCGAGCGCGTCTTGCAGGGCCTGCCGGAGAGCGAGCGCCACCTGCCCGCACTGCGCCTGGCCATCACCGGCTGGGTCGGCTTTGTTGAAGCCCTCAGCCTCGTCTGGTTGGAGGAACGGCAGCTGAGCAAGGAGCAGCTCGCCGAGCTGGCGATTCGCACCCTACTGGCGACAATCAATAGCTTGCACGAGCTGGGTAGCTCTTCGCGCTGA
- a CDS encoding SDR family NAD(P)-dependent oxidoreductase — translation MQSHQRGPLVGKRVLITGAAGAIGSATAAELRRQGARVIGLDRRGGEDIIQADVTSSEAVERAVAQAINELGGLDLLINLAGIGLPQDAGAPPSEDVALTLEVNLLGPWTVTAYALPALLASHGRVINVASGLAFATVPFASAYAASKRALAAWSDALRMEYGSQIGVTTVYPGYVRTPIHAASEAAGLSLADLVREEPLEAVVRTIVRCCRGRVRRDVATTRLGALEIGLARHLPALVDLVILLRLRRLARAHRYDRSPLARSMIKRWGIT, via the coding sequence ATGCAAAGCCACCAGCGTGGCCCATTGGTCGGCAAGCGGGTACTGATCACTGGCGCCGCAGGGGCCATCGGCAGTGCCACCGCGGCTGAGCTACGCCGGCAAGGAGCGCGCGTCATCGGCCTGGATCGGCGCGGCGGCGAAGACATCATTCAGGCCGACGTCACCAGCAGCGAGGCCGTTGAGCGCGCGGTCGCCCAGGCCATCAATGAGCTGGGAGGGCTGGATCTTCTCATCAACCTCGCCGGCATCGGCCTTCCCCAGGACGCGGGCGCCCCGCCGAGCGAGGATGTCGCCCTCACCCTCGAGGTCAACCTGCTTGGCCCCTGGACAGTGACGGCCTATGCCTTGCCGGCCTTGTTGGCGTCGCATGGGCGCGTCATCAATGTGGCTTCCGGTCTGGCTTTCGCCACGGTCCCCTTTGCCTCAGCCTACGCCGCCAGCAAGCGCGCCCTGGCGGCCTGGTCGGACGCCCTACGCATGGAATATGGCAGCCAGATCGGCGTCACCACTGTCTACCCGGGCTACGTCCGCACGCCCATCCACGCCGCCTCCGAGGCCGCCGGCCTCTCCCTGGCCGACCTGGTACGCGAGGAGCCGCTCGAGGCCGTCGTGCGGACCATTGTACGCTGTTGCCGCGGGCGCGTGCGCCGCGATGTGGCTACCACACGCCTGGGCGCTCTGGAGATTGGCCTGGCACGGCACTTGCCTGCCCTCGTCGACCTGGTGATTCTACTCCGCCTGCGCCGCCTGGCTCGTGCCCATCGCTACGACCGCTCGCCGCTGGCCCGGAGCATGATCAAGCGCTGGGGGATAACCTGA
- a CDS encoding flavin-containing monooxygenase: protein MASRYCIIGAGYSGLGIARAFQEAGVAFDIFEKNDDVGGNWLNGVYDATHIISSRNSTGYEEYPMPASYPDFPSRQQVLDYLRSYADHYGLRRFIQFGRRVERIEPLDPRGLSGWRVTLDDGRSLEYRGVIVANGHHWDRRIPHYPGSFNGKTLHSKDYKNADDFEGERVLVVGAGNSGCDIAVEAALSKRIKEVAISMRRGYYFLPKTIAGIPVAEMEMPWMPLWLQKGIIKAALALIVGPNSRYGLPKPDHDLFDRHPIVNSQLLYFIRHGLIQPKPDIARLDGKQVHFVDGSSQEFDTIVWATGFNVSFPFLDHKLFTWEHGYPRLVAHLMAPDLANLYIFGLLQPRGGAGPLISRGARLLVELIRCQERLDAPLANLVARWEPPSAHYLVGVQETMRSIERLRRRLQRLAPRGSRPGDLSRDQSQPQPATETTPGYAVPATGHASQS from the coding sequence ATGGCATCGCGCTACTGCATCATCGGCGCTGGCTACTCAGGTTTGGGCATTGCCCGCGCCTTCCAGGAGGCTGGTGTCGCCTTCGACATTTTCGAGAAGAACGACGACGTCGGTGGCAACTGGCTCAACGGCGTCTACGATGCAACGCACATCATCTCCTCACGCAACAGCACCGGCTACGAAGAGTACCCCATGCCGGCCAGCTATCCTGACTTTCCCAGTCGGCAGCAGGTGCTTGACTACCTGCGATCCTACGCCGACCACTACGGGCTCCGGCGCTTCATTCAATTCGGGCGTCGCGTCGAACGCATCGAGCCGCTTGACCCCCGCGGCCTCAGCGGCTGGCGCGTCACCCTGGACGATGGGCGCAGCCTGGAATATCGCGGTGTCATCGTAGCGAATGGCCACCATTGGGACCGGCGCATCCCCCACTATCCAGGGAGCTTCAACGGCAAGACGCTCCACTCCAAGGACTACAAAAACGCCGACGACTTCGAAGGGGAGCGTGTCCTCGTCGTCGGGGCCGGCAACTCCGGCTGTGACATCGCCGTCGAAGCGGCCCTCAGCAAGCGCATCAAAGAGGTTGCCATCTCCATGCGCCGTGGCTACTACTTCCTGCCCAAGACCATTGCCGGCATCCCCGTAGCTGAAATGGAAATGCCCTGGATGCCGCTCTGGCTCCAGAAAGGCATCATCAAAGCTGCCCTGGCGCTCATTGTCGGTCCCAACTCACGCTATGGTCTCCCCAAGCCGGACCATGATCTCTTCGACCGCCACCCGATCGTCAACTCCCAGCTCCTCTACTTCATCCGTCACGGCCTGATCCAGCCCAAGCCTGACATTGCCCGCCTGGACGGCAAGCAGGTTCATTTTGTCGATGGCAGTAGCCAGGAGTTTGACACCATCGTCTGGGCCACCGGCTTCAACGTCTCCTTCCCCTTCCTTGACCACAAGCTCTTCACCTGGGAGCACGGCTATCCTCGCCTGGTAGCGCACCTGATGGCCCCCGACCTGGCCAATCTCTACATCTTCGGCCTGCTGCAACCCCGCGGCGGAGCTGGCCCGCTCATCAGTCGCGGCGCTCGCCTGCTCGTCGAGCTGATCCGCTGTCAGGAGCGACTGGATGCTCCCCTCGCCAACCTCGTGGCCCGCTGGGAACCGCCTTCGGCCCACTACCTGGTCGGCGTCCAGGAAACCATGCGCTCCATCGAGCGCCTGCGCCGTCGGCTCCAGCGCCTGGCCCCTCGCGGTAGCCGGCCTGGGGACCTCAGCCGCGACCAGAGCCAGCCGCAGCCCGCTACCGAGACCACACCTGGCTACGCCGTGCCCGCCACCGGCCATGCCAGCCAGTCCTGA
- a CDS encoding 3-hydroxyacyl-CoA dehydrogenase family protein encodes MALTTIRCVGVVGCGLMGSGIAQTCVQAGYEVVVREVNEELLQKGLGRIAEAWEMLVSKGKISREQAEEFRGRLRGTLAVEELAACDLVIEAVVERMEEKLRLFTALDRLLKPEALIVSNTSSLSVTQMAAVTRRPQQVCGLHFFNPAPVMKLVEVVRPITASDETIETVRRFAESLGKTPVLAKDTAGFIVNFLLIPYLLSAIRMLESGMASRDDIDTAMRLGCGYPMGPFTLLDYVGLDTTLWAAEAIYEEYKEPLYAPPPLLRRMVAAGMLGRKSGRGFYEYS; translated from the coding sequence ATGGCGCTGACAACGATTCGCTGCGTTGGTGTCGTTGGTTGCGGCCTGATGGGCAGTGGTATTGCCCAGACATGTGTGCAGGCCGGTTATGAGGTTGTGGTGCGTGAGGTCAATGAGGAGTTGTTGCAGAAGGGTCTCGGGCGCATCGCTGAAGCCTGGGAGATGTTGGTGAGTAAGGGTAAGATTTCCCGTGAGCAGGCTGAGGAGTTTCGCGGACGCTTGCGCGGGACGCTCGCGGTGGAGGAGCTGGCCGCTTGCGATCTGGTGATCGAGGCGGTCGTGGAGCGTATGGAGGAGAAGCTGCGGCTCTTTACGGCCTTGGATCGCTTGCTCAAGCCAGAGGCGCTGATTGTGTCGAATACCTCTTCGCTGAGTGTGACGCAGATGGCGGCGGTGACGCGGCGCCCGCAGCAGGTCTGTGGGTTGCATTTCTTTAATCCGGCCCCGGTGATGAAGCTGGTTGAGGTTGTCAGGCCGATTACTGCCTCGGATGAGACGATTGAGACGGTGCGTCGCTTTGCGGAGTCGCTGGGGAAGACGCCGGTGCTGGCGAAGGATACCGCCGGTTTCATTGTGAATTTCTTGCTCATTCCTTATTTGCTCTCAGCCATCCGTATGCTGGAGAGCGGGATGGCCTCGCGCGATGATATCGATACGGCCATGAGGCTGGGGTGTGGCTATCCGATGGGGCCGTTTACGTTGTTGGATTATGTGGGCCTTGATACGACTTTGTGGGCGGCAGAGGCGATCTATGAGGAGTATAAGGAGCCGCTCTATGCGCCGCCGCCTCTGCTGCGTCGGATGGTGGCGGCGGGGATGTTAGGCCGCAAGAGTGGGCGCGGCTTCTACGAATATTCCTGA
- a CDS encoding amidohydrolase family protein, producing the protein MPRAIDFHVHLPTTEFIQVTLGPYARAAERFFRTEVKLKDIEQLAADYAAVDMVGVLLAWDAETATGLPPLGNDYVAAIVQRYPQQFIGFASVDPHKGKAAVKEVERAIKDLGLAGVKFHPGVQAFYPHDRAFYPLMEKIQELGVPALFHTGTNGLGAGVPGGMGIKLDYTRPIYLDALAADFPGLTIIGAHPSWPWHDEMIAVLQHKANVYNDLSGWSPKYIPQSLLREAATRLQDRILFGSDYPFITPQRWLRDFEALDFFSPEVREKILWRNAQKLLAHTAVAHMHFG; encoded by the coding sequence ATGCCACGTGCTATTGATTTTCATGTGCATCTGCCGACGACTGAGTTTATCCAGGTGACGCTTGGTCCTTATGCCAGGGCCGCTGAGCGCTTTTTCCGGACGGAGGTCAAGCTGAAGGATATTGAGCAGCTGGCCGCTGATTATGCTGCGGTGGATATGGTCGGGGTGCTGCTGGCCTGGGATGCTGAGACGGCGACCGGTCTACCTCCCCTGGGCAACGATTATGTGGCGGCGATTGTGCAGCGCTATCCCCAGCAGTTCATTGGCTTCGCGAGCGTCGATCCCCATAAGGGGAAGGCGGCAGTGAAGGAGGTCGAGCGGGCTATTAAGGACTTGGGCCTGGCTGGGGTGAAGTTCCATCCTGGTGTGCAGGCGTTCTATCCTCATGATCGGGCCTTCTATCCGCTGATGGAGAAGATTCAGGAGCTGGGGGTGCCCGCTCTCTTCCATACAGGGACGAATGGCCTGGGCGCCGGAGTGCCGGGGGGGATGGGGATTAAGCTCGATTATACGCGCCCGATTTATTTGGATGCGCTGGCCGCCGATTTCCCCGGCTTGACGATTATTGGGGCCCATCCTTCTTGGCCCTGGCATGATGAGATGATTGCTGTTCTGCAGCATAAGGCTAATGTCTATAACGATCTGTCTGGCTGGTCCCCCAAGTATATCCCTCAGTCGTTGCTACGTGAGGCTGCTACCCGCCTGCAGGATCGTATTCTCTTCGGTTCCGACTATCCTTTTATTACACCGCAGCGCTGGCTGCGCGATTTCGAGGCCCTCGACTTTTTCTCTCCCGAGGTGCGCGAGAAAATTCTGTGGCGCAATGCTCAGAAGCTGCTCGCTCATACGGCGGTAGCGCATATGCACTTTGGCTGA
- a CDS encoding N-acetylglucosamine kinase, giving the protein MRRNCVLAVDGGNTKTLALVATLDGQIRGYGRAGCGDIYHIPPEERASPHEPAALLEIERAVETALRQAEARPTDLEAAIFNMAGADWPEDFALLERAMRARGYGQRLLIQNDALGVLHAACMGSLTNSGVSVICGTGAATGARGPDGRTWHSSHWQDSVQGASHLGQQVLTAVFHAELGISPPTTLRERVLAYFGASSVEEVLHRLSARLPQETRPPGGLAAALLDEAEAGDRTARRLVSEHGSALGDFANVAARRVGLEGQPFPLVLAGGVLRHPSPLLAEAIIARVHSRSPQAQPIRPRFEPVVASSSVPWSWPASPSTSSSSRASSQRYHQPASSTPSTDLHDLHTNARADGKTLLNLIQGHDRDQENSKGTSTEAEPGHGATHNDQTDHRQSEDRHHCHQNDQEAKKIDLLCPRRIDLRRLSDQTRLRLATRTSRLRLPCIVSVGDLTESLALLSRHHPKGTSFSGSKGETKQH; this is encoded by the coding sequence ATGAGAAGAAACTGCGTCCTGGCGGTCGACGGCGGCAACACCAAAACCCTGGCCCTGGTAGCCACCCTTGACGGCCAGATCCGCGGTTACGGACGTGCCGGCTGCGGCGACATCTACCACATTCCCCCAGAGGAGCGAGCCAGCCCCCACGAGCCCGCGGCCCTGCTCGAAATCGAACGAGCCGTCGAAACCGCTCTCAGGCAAGCCGAGGCCCGCCCCACAGACCTGGAGGCCGCCATCTTCAACATGGCCGGGGCCGACTGGCCAGAAGACTTTGCCCTTCTGGAGAGGGCCATGAGAGCCAGAGGCTACGGGCAACGGCTGCTCATACAGAACGATGCCCTTGGGGTACTCCACGCCGCCTGCATGGGAAGCCTGACCAACAGCGGCGTCTCTGTTATCTGCGGCACCGGAGCCGCCACCGGAGCCAGAGGGCCAGACGGACGCACCTGGCACTCCAGCCACTGGCAGGACAGCGTCCAGGGAGCCAGCCATCTCGGCCAGCAGGTCCTGACCGCCGTCTTTCACGCCGAACTCGGCATCAGTCCACCCACCACCCTACGCGAGCGCGTCCTGGCCTACTTCGGCGCCAGCAGCGTCGAAGAGGTCCTCCATCGCCTCAGCGCGCGCTTGCCCCAGGAAACTCGCCCGCCTGGGGGACTAGCAGCAGCCCTCCTCGACGAAGCAGAGGCCGGCGACCGCACCGCTCGCCGCCTGGTCAGCGAGCACGGCAGCGCCCTGGGAGACTTCGCCAACGTTGCGGCCCGGCGCGTCGGCCTCGAAGGACAGCCTTTCCCTCTGGTACTGGCTGGCGGCGTCCTGCGCCATCCCTCCCCCCTGCTGGCCGAGGCCATCATTGCCCGCGTCCACAGCCGCTCACCGCAGGCGCAGCCTATCCGCCCCCGCTTCGAACCGGTTGTTGCGTCCTCTTCAGTGCCCTGGAGCTGGCCGGCCAGCCCATCAACGAGCAGCTCATCTCGCGCCTCGTCCCAACGCTACCACCAGCCAGCTTCTTCGACACCCTCGACTGACCTGCACGACCTGCACACCAACGCCAGAGCCGACGGAAAGACCCTACTTAATCTTATCCAGGGCCACGACCGTGACCAGGAAAACAGTAAAGGAACCAGCACCGAAGCTGAGCCAGGGCATGGTGCCACCCACAATGATCAGACAGATCACCGCCAGAGCGAGGATCGTCACCATTGCCATCAAAACGACCAAGAAGCGAAAAAGATTGACCTGCTCTGCCCGAGGCGGATAGACCTTCGAAGGCTCTCCGACCAGACGCGACTCAGGCTCGCTACCAGAACCAGCAGGCTGCGGCTCCCCTGCATAGTGTCCGTAGGGGATCTCACGGAAAGCCTCGCCCTCCTGTCGAGACATCATCCCAAGGGTACCTCCTTCTCTGGCTCCAAAGGGGAAACGAAACAACACTGA
- a CDS encoding family 4 glycosyl hydrolase, producing the protein MARIKLAYIGGGSTRAAGTLASFIAQGENFNGSEIVLIDLNEEHLKIVHTIARRLAQARGLDLTISSTTDRRAGLRDCDAVLTSYRPGGFEARHLDESIPLKHGIIGQETQGPGGFFMALRSMAVMQEIIADMEAVCPQARLFNYTNPINIISEAVTHHSAIPTISFCEGPIMDAARFARYAGLDPARLSVRFRGLNHGSWGLNARYDGQNLLPLLEETYERLRRAHPEGETSSDPELRYTLRQLHLAVSMQALPNHYLQYYYYKDELLAELQAKPTTRAQDIMASVPSYWAHYREQAEREVPVLDPARSRGGLHELELAIDVMDAIYNDRGELWYVNVPNRGALPGLPDDRVVEIVGYVDRQGVTPLIHEPLPAHLRGLIGQLAEYQALTAEAAWRGNRRDAIRALASHPLVLSLSKAEALYDEMAAAHRAYLPERLLH; encoded by the coding sequence GTGGCCCGCATCAAACTTGCCTACATCGGAGGAGGCAGCACCCGAGCCGCCGGCACACTCGCCTCCTTCATTGCCCAAGGAGAGAACTTCAACGGCTCCGAGATCGTCCTGATCGACCTCAACGAAGAACACCTGAAGATCGTACACACTATTGCCCGCAGACTGGCCCAGGCCCGCGGCCTGGATCTCACCATCAGCAGCACCACGGACCGGCGAGCCGGGCTGCGCGACTGCGACGCCGTACTCACCAGCTACCGACCAGGCGGCTTTGAAGCGCGGCACCTTGACGAAAGCATCCCACTCAAGCACGGCATCATCGGCCAGGAAACCCAGGGACCTGGCGGCTTCTTCATGGCCCTGCGCAGCATGGCCGTCATGCAAGAGATCATCGCCGACATGGAAGCCGTCTGCCCACAGGCCCGCCTCTTCAACTACACCAACCCGATCAACATCATCTCAGAAGCCGTCACCCACCACAGCGCCATTCCCACCATCTCCTTCTGCGAAGGCCCGATCATGGACGCCGCCCGCTTTGCGCGCTACGCCGGGCTGGACCCGGCCCGGCTCAGCGTGCGCTTTCGCGGTCTCAACCACGGCTCCTGGGGCCTCAACGCACGCTACGACGGACAGAACCTCCTGCCACTGCTGGAAGAAACCTACGAGCGACTGCGGCGTGCACATCCCGAAGGCGAAACCAGCTCCGACCCTGAGCTGCGCTACACGCTGCGACAACTACACCTGGCTGTGAGCATGCAGGCCCTTCCCAACCACTACTTGCAGTACTATTACTACAAGGACGAACTGCTGGCCGAACTGCAGGCCAAGCCAACGACGCGCGCCCAGGACATCATGGCCAGCGTTCCCAGCTACTGGGCCCACTACCGAGAGCAAGCCGAGCGCGAGGTCCCAGTCCTCGACCCGGCACGCTCGCGCGGCGGCCTCCACGAACTCGAGCTAGCCATCGACGTCATGGACGCCATCTACAACGACCGCGGCGAACTCTGGTACGTCAACGTTCCCAACCGGGGTGCCCTGCCGGGGCTGCCCGACGACCGCGTGGTCGAAATCGTCGGCTATGTCGACCGCCAGGGCGTCACCCCCCTCATCCACGAGCCACTGCCGGCCCACCTGCGGGGCCTCATCGGTCAACTCGCCGAATACCAGGCCCTGACCGCAGAAGCAGCCTGGCGAGGCAACCGGCGCGACGCCATCCGCGCCCTGGCCAGCCATCCCCTGGTTCTCTCCCTGAGCAAGGCCGAAGCCCTCTACGACGAAATGGCCGCTGCCCATCGCGCCTACCTGCCAGAGCGCCTTCTGCACTAG
- a CDS encoding SIR2 family NAD-dependent protein deacylase has product MEQNIPHELRQALRQARRIAALTGAGISAESGIPTFRDATSGLWTRFKPEELATREAFEHNPHRVWEWYAERRQQAATAQPNAGHRALAAMERYVEEVTIITQNVDGLHQRAGSSRVLELHGNLFRSKCFAQGHPVDPPETTSEEEIPPRCPQCGSYLRPDVVWFGELLPEHTYYQALQAVLSCDVLLVVGTSGIVEPAASLPHTALRAGATVAVINPEATPLLQEETSYGLKSSRLYDLRGKAGEILPTLISAVWQSTTDPDQPADRHENN; this is encoded by the coding sequence ATGGAGCAAAACATCCCTCATGAACTCCGCCAGGCACTGCGCCAGGCCAGACGGATCGCTGCCCTGACAGGGGCAGGAATCTCAGCCGAGAGCGGCATCCCCACCTTCCGCGACGCCACCAGCGGCCTCTGGACACGCTTCAAGCCAGAGGAACTGGCGACACGCGAAGCCTTCGAACACAACCCACATCGCGTCTGGGAATGGTACGCCGAGCGGCGCCAGCAAGCCGCCACCGCTCAACCCAATGCCGGCCACCGTGCCCTGGCTGCAATGGAACGCTACGTAGAAGAAGTCACCATCATCACCCAAAACGTTGACGGACTGCACCAACGCGCCGGCAGCAGCCGCGTCCTTGAACTGCACGGGAACCTCTTCCGCAGCAAATGCTTCGCCCAGGGTCACCCAGTCGATCCCCCAGAGACAACCAGCGAAGAAGAGATCCCCCCACGCTGTCCACAGTGCGGCAGCTACCTGCGACCAGACGTCGTCTGGTTCGGCGAACTGCTACCCGAACACACCTATTACCAGGCACTGCAGGCCGTGCTCAGCTGCGACGTCCTCCTCGTCGTCGGCACCTCGGGCATCGTCGAGCCAGCCGCCTCGCTCCCCCACACCGCCCTGCGGGCAGGAGCAACAGTAGCCGTCATCAACCCCGAAGCGACACCACTGCTGCAAGAAGAGACCAGCTACGGCCTCAAATCAAGCCGACTCTACGACCTGCGCGGCAAGGCAGGCGAGATACTCCCCACCCTGATCAGCGCTGTCTGGCAAAGCACCACCGACCCTGATCAGCCAGCCGACCGCCACGAAAACAACTGA
- a CDS encoding NAD(P)-dependent oxidoreductase, which translates to MTERLSVPGFAGLGRMGLPMARNLLRAGYRLRVYNRTPARAEALVAEGAQRVERPRDLAEPGGIVFSMLADDVALEAVTLGDDGLLAGLAPGGVHVSFSTVSPAIARRMQLLHAERGCAYVAAPVVGRPDAAAAGKLWICLAGEPAARQRVLPFLQVLGQAVFPFGDEPALANVVKLAANFLVGSALEALAEALALAEKHGVERSALMEMLAQTIFACSVYQNYGRMIAERRFAPGFSQRLALKDLGLVLDAADEAQVPMPLAGLVHDRLLSGVARGRGEEDWTTLARAVDEAAGLA; encoded by the coding sequence GTGACTGAGCGTCTGAGCGTGCCTGGCTTCGCTGGCCTGGGGCGTATGGGCCTTCCTATGGCTCGTAATCTGCTCCGTGCTGGCTATCGTCTGCGCGTCTATAACCGCACACCTGCCCGGGCTGAGGCGTTGGTGGCTGAGGGAGCGCAGCGCGTTGAGCGTCCTCGTGATCTGGCTGAGCCAGGGGGGATTGTCTTTTCGATGCTGGCAGATGATGTGGCGCTGGAGGCGGTGACGTTAGGGGACGATGGTCTGCTGGCTGGTCTGGCTCCTGGTGGGGTGCATGTCTCGTTCAGTACTGTCTCGCCTGCTATTGCGCGCCGTATGCAGCTCCTGCATGCAGAGCGGGGCTGTGCCTATGTGGCAGCTCCTGTAGTGGGGCGGCCTGATGCCGCGGCTGCTGGCAAGCTTTGGATCTGCCTGGCTGGTGAGCCGGCGGCCAGGCAGCGGGTCTTGCCTTTCTTGCAGGTGCTGGGTCAGGCTGTCTTTCCATTTGGCGATGAGCCGGCCCTGGCAAATGTAGTAAAGCTGGCCGCCAATTTCTTAGTCGGCTCGGCTTTGGAGGCTCTGGCTGAGGCTCTGGCCCTGGCTGAGAAGCATGGGGTTGAGCGGTCGGCCTTGATGGAGATGCTGGCTCAGACGATTTTCGCCTGCTCGGTCTATCAGAACTATGGACGCATGATCGCTGAGCGTCGTTTTGCCCCCGGTTTCTCTCAGCGTCTGGCTCTTAAGGATCTTGGCCTGGTTCTGGATGCTGCTGATGAGGCTCAGGTGCCCATGCCGCTGGCTGGCCTCGTCCATGATCGCTTGCTCAGTGGGGTTGCTCGTGGGCGAGGCGAGGAGGACTGGACAACCCTGGCCCGGGCTGTTGATGAGGCTGCCGGCCTGGCATAA
- a CDS encoding glycoside hydrolase family 3 protein: MTLDQKLGQLIIVEYLGHDYQTSGLQEMIRDQYVGGFMYQESNHNFDAPYDSIEAVAAFSKQAMQDARIPLLIATDQEGGLVNRLYKFHGPLPSAEEMAATGQPSYAYQQGSQAAEWMKQLGINSDLAPVVDVHTVDPPVLETRMFGSDPQTVATYAGAYLRGLQEHQVAGCLKHFPGLGAITSDPHSGLPVVNRNLTTLKQIDLAPYRLMIPKDQPAMIMATDVLMPAIDPQLPAELSPKAIDGVLRQQLGYDGVVITDGLYMRGISEQWSLSEASVMAIEAGNDLIEGPYTPSQVADVISALKAALQQGHLTETRINQSVERILLLKLRYGIIH; this comes from the coding sequence ATACGTTGGCGGCTTCATGTATCAGGAAAGCAACCACAACTTCGACGCGCCCTATGACAGCATTGAGGCGGTGGCCGCCTTCTCGAAGCAGGCCATGCAGGATGCCAGGATTCCCCTCCTGATCGCCACCGACCAGGAAGGGGGACTTGTCAACAGGCTCTACAAGTTTCATGGTCCGCTGCCCTCAGCGGAAGAGATGGCCGCCACAGGACAGCCCTCCTATGCCTACCAGCAAGGCAGCCAGGCTGCCGAATGGATGAAACAACTGGGCATCAACAGCGACCTGGCGCCAGTCGTCGACGTCCACACCGTCGACCCGCCAGTGTTAGAGACACGCATGTTCGGGAGTGATCCGCAGACAGTGGCCACCTATGCTGGAGCCTACCTGCGGGGGCTGCAAGAGCACCAGGTTGCCGGCTGCCTCAAGCACTTCCCTGGACTGGGAGCCATCACCTCCGACCCCCATAGTGGCCTCCCAGTGGTCAACCGCAACCTGACCACTCTCAAGCAGATCGACCTGGCCCCCTACCGTCTGATGATTCCCAAAGACCAACCAGCCATGATCATGGCCACCGACGTCCTGATGCCAGCCATCGACCCGCAACTGCCGGCGGAGCTCTCGCCAAAGGCTATCGACGGTGTACTCCGACAACAACTCGGCTATGACGGGGTAGTCATCACCGACGGCCTCTACATGCGAGGCATCAGCGAACAGTGGTCACTGAGCGAAGCATCCGTCATGGCTATCGAAGCCGGCAACGACCTCATCGAAGGTCCCTACACACCAAGCCAGGTGGCAGACGTCATCAGTGCCCTCAAGGCCGCACTGCAGCAAGGCCACCTCACAGAAACGCGCATCAACCAATCAGTCGAGCGCATTCTCCTGCTCAAGCTACGCTACGGGATCATCCACTAG